The following are encoded in a window of Candidatus Neomarinimicrobiota bacterium genomic DNA:
- a CDS encoding winged helix-turn-helix domain-containing protein, which yields MSIADLDPIIHSRIRLAIMSALAAAEAADFIYLKDLIGTTDGNLSTHLSKLEAAGYIKVTKGYVGKRPRTTCRLTRTGRAAFEKYLESLKANLSL from the coding sequence ATGTCAATAGCTGACCTTGACCCGATTATTCATTCCCGTATCCGGCTGGCCATTATGTCGGCCCTGGCGGCAGCCGAGGCCGCCGATTTCATTTATCTGAAAGACCTCATCGGCACCACCGACGGCAACCTGAGCACCCACCTGTCCAAACTGGAGGCTGCTGGATACATTAAAGTGACGAAAGGCTATGTGGGGAAGAGGCCCCGGACTACCTGCCGGCTGACCCGCACCGGTCGCGCCGCATTCGAAAAGTACCTGGAGTCCCTCAAAGCCAATCTTTCCTTATAA
- a CDS encoding TonB-dependent receptor domain-containing protein: MKVNILNNPCSMAVILLAWALFGSFPLAAQNVGVISGRVEDESGSPLQSVNVFLLDSIEGAMTDENGRFRIETARSGNLTLRVSCIGYEPQDIAVVVSPTQPVNLTIRLQVTFIEVDPITVSASSFTMADEEGQTLTSMDVVTTAGAAADIFRAIQTLPGVTQVDEGAGMFVRGGDVSETITLLDQATLSHPYRYESDTGGYFGMISPFLLSGTYFASGAFSAKYGNALSGVLAMESLDLPDIRTLQFSAGLAAISLGADVPLIPNKFGLRFSGNYSDTWPLFKVNGGIDRFEDLPVSWDGNLSLIYRYSHRGQLKVSNYYNQDDIGVYFEAPRFDGTLISGSDNWLSNLQWQHLFGGDLLLKSSVSRNLFHQALGLGSLDLDISDQFVKWRTDLIYPLSDKLWLNSGFEVDRLLTNISGSVPEFENDYSAAGPIQTFATDYDTYHAGWYLEGEISMSSRLFAIGGLRTDYLQGSDDFTVAPRISIGYRPTGTQILKLAAGLYHQYPKAQYRDPAYGNPDLKPLQALHYVAGYEFKSELTNLRLELYYKDYDNLPLEVADSLLNYTNEGFGQAYGADVFLKGTLPLISGWLSYSYLVSEREELDHSRLVPTDYDIRHNFTAALKSQVGMRNSASLTYRYTSGKPYTPALEDWNSERLPPIQRLDFAWSYFRAFGEGNFLVLYAAVSNLLDRQNIYGYIYSPDYEERTVLKSTYGRNYYFGFTVVIR, translated from the coding sequence ATGAAGGTTAATATTTTGAACAACCCCTGCTCGATGGCGGTAATTCTGCTTGCCTGGGCCCTGTTCGGCAGCTTCCCGTTGGCAGCTCAAAATGTTGGCGTAATAAGCGGCCGGGTAGAGGACGAATCCGGCAGTCCCTTGCAGTCTGTCAATGTATTTCTCCTGGATAGTATTGAAGGTGCCATGACCGATGAAAACGGCCGTTTTCGGATCGAGACAGCGCGGTCTGGAAACCTGACCCTGAGGGTTTCCTGCATCGGCTATGAACCCCAGGATATCGCCGTGGTGGTCTCGCCCACTCAGCCGGTAAACCTGACCATCCGGCTGCAGGTGACCTTCATTGAAGTTGACCCGATTACCGTGAGCGCCAGTTCCTTCACTATGGCCGACGAGGAAGGTCAGACCCTCACCAGTATGGACGTGGTGACCACCGCCGGTGCCGCGGCGGATATTTTCCGCGCCATTCAGACTTTGCCGGGGGTGACCCAGGTGGATGAGGGCGCCGGGATGTTCGTGCGGGGCGGTGATGTTTCCGAAACCATTACCCTGCTGGACCAGGCTACCCTGTCCCATCCCTACCGCTATGAATCGGACACCGGAGGCTATTTCGGTATGATCAGTCCGTTCCTCCTGTCCGGTACCTACTTTGCATCGGGGGCATTTTCGGCCAAATATGGGAATGCCCTGTCCGGTGTACTGGCCATGGAGTCCTTGGATCTGCCGGATATCCGCACCCTCCAGTTCAGTGCGGGGCTGGCGGCCATCTCACTGGGGGCCGATGTGCCGCTTATCCCCAACAAATTCGGCCTCCGGTTCTCCGGCAATTATTCCGATACCTGGCCCCTTTTTAAAGTCAACGGCGGCATTGACCGGTTCGAAGACCTGCCCGTATCGTGGGATGGAAATCTGAGCCTGATTTATCGCTATTCTCACCGCGGCCAGCTGAAGGTCTCGAATTACTACAACCAGGATGATATCGGTGTCTATTTCGAAGCGCCTCGGTTCGACGGCACTCTGATCAGCGGCTCTGACAATTGGCTGAGTAACCTGCAGTGGCAGCACCTCTTTGGCGGGGACCTGCTGCTCAAGTCGAGCGTTTCACGCAACCTCTTCCATCAAGCACTCGGACTTGGCAGCCTGGATCTGGATATCTCTGATCAGTTCGTAAAATGGCGCACGGATTTGATCTACCCGCTCTCGGATAAGTTGTGGCTCAACAGCGGATTCGAAGTGGATCGCCTGCTCACCAATATCAGCGGGTCCGTTCCGGAATTTGAGAATGACTACTCGGCCGCCGGACCGATACAGACTTTCGCCACCGATTATGATACCTATCATGCCGGATGGTATCTGGAAGGCGAAATAAGCATGAGTTCCCGGCTCTTTGCAATCGGGGGTCTGCGTACCGATTATCTCCAGGGCAGTGATGATTTCACGGTGGCTCCGCGCATTTCCATCGGCTATCGCCCGACTGGTACCCAGATCCTCAAACTGGCAGCAGGGCTGTATCACCAGTATCCGAAGGCTCAATACCGGGACCCGGCTTACGGCAATCCCGATTTGAAGCCGTTGCAGGCCCTGCACTACGTGGCCGGGTATGAATTCAAGTCCGAGTTGACCAATCTAAGGCTCGAGCTGTACTACAAGGATTATGATAATCTCCCGCTGGAAGTAGCGGATTCCCTTTTGAACTACACCAACGAGGGCTTCGGTCAGGCCTACGGGGCCGATGTATTCCTGAAAGGGACTTTGCCGCTCATATCCGGTTGGTTGTCCTACAGCTACCTGGTTTCCGAACGCGAGGAGCTCGACCATTCAAGACTGGTACCCACCGATTATGATATTCGCCACAATTTCACCGCCGCCCTCAAGAGCCAGGTCGGGATGCGAAATTCCGCCAGTCTGACCTATCGTTACACCTCAGGCAAACCCTATACGCCCGCTTTGGAGGACTGGAATTCTGAGCGCTTGCCGCCGATCCAGCGGCTCGATTTTGCCTGGAGCTACTTCCGCGCGTTCGGCGAGGGAAATTTTCTCGTGCTTTATGCTGCGGTCTCAAACCTCCTTGACCGGCAGAATATTTACGGCTACATCTACTCACCGGACTATGAAGAACGGACGGTATTAAAGAGTACCTATGGTCGGAATTATTACTTTGGCTTCACCGTGGTTATCCGGTGA
- a CDS encoding acyl-CoA carboxylase subunit beta, with protein MSIIGTEAKTWSQDKFRQRQAAFEKVREEYQREMARIRKGGGDKAIERQHGKGCLTARERIDRLKDPDTPFMELGLYAAYGMYAEYGSPPAAGIIVGIITVEGHDCVVVANDATVKAGAYFEVTLKKNLQAQQIALQNHLPIIYLVDSAGVFLPLQDQVFPDEAHFGRIFYNNARLSALGITQIAAVMGPCVAGGAYLPVMCDKYIMVQGSYMFLAGPALVKAAIGQEIDAETLGGATTHNAISGTADYHEPDDDAAIQRIRSILATINLPRERAFERKEPVEPRQPLSDIPGLFYPPETTQFDIREILARILDDSTFDEYKATYGKTLVCGTGRLGGYAVGIVANQKTVQRTHEGEMQMGGVIYSDSADKAARFIMNCNQDRIPLIFFHDVNGFMVGRAAEWGGIAKDGAKMVNAVSNSVVPKIAVVIGGSYGAGNYALCGRAYDPRFMFAWPTARIVVMGGAQAANTLADIQLARMENPTAEDRQRIVNEVEARYDRQSDPRYAAARMWVDEIIMPEETRQVLIRCLQLCDHQTKMPAPRFGVLQV; from the coding sequence ATGAGCATTATCGGTACCGAAGCCAAAACCTGGTCCCAGGACAAATTCCGCCAGCGCCAGGCGGCCTTCGAAAAGGTCCGCGAAGAATACCAGCGTGAAATGGCCCGGATCCGCAAGGGAGGTGGGGATAAGGCTATCGAGCGGCAGCACGGCAAGGGCTGCCTCACTGCTCGGGAACGGATCGACCGTTTGAAAGACCCTGACACGCCCTTCATGGAGCTGGGGCTGTATGCCGCTTACGGGATGTATGCCGAGTACGGCTCCCCTCCAGCTGCGGGGATTATTGTGGGCATTATCACGGTAGAAGGCCATGACTGCGTGGTAGTGGCCAATGACGCCACCGTTAAGGCCGGGGCCTATTTCGAAGTTACCCTTAAGAAAAATTTGCAGGCTCAGCAGATCGCCCTGCAGAATCACCTGCCCATTATCTACCTGGTGGACTCGGCGGGCGTCTTCCTGCCGCTTCAGGATCAGGTCTTCCCCGACGAGGCCCACTTTGGCCGCATCTTTTATAACAATGCCCGCCTTTCGGCCCTGGGCATTACCCAGATTGCAGCGGTGATGGGGCCATGTGTGGCCGGCGGAGCCTACTTGCCGGTCATGTGCGATAAGTATATTATGGTGCAGGGCTCCTACATGTTCCTGGCGGGCCCGGCCCTGGTCAAAGCAGCCATCGGACAGGAAATCGATGCCGAGACCCTGGGAGGTGCCACCACCCACAACGCTATCTCCGGCACCGCCGACTATCACGAACCCGATGATGATGCGGCCATTCAGCGCATTCGCAGCATCCTGGCAACCATCAACCTGCCCCGGGAACGGGCCTTTGAGCGTAAGGAACCGGTAGAGCCCCGCCAGCCCCTCAGCGATATCCCCGGCTTGTTCTATCCCCCCGAGACCACCCAATTCGATATCCGGGAAATCCTGGCCCGCATCCTCGATGACAGCACCTTTGATGAGTATAAGGCCACCTACGGCAAAACGCTGGTCTGCGGCACCGGGCGCCTTGGTGGGTACGCGGTGGGTATCGTGGCTAACCAGAAGACGGTGCAGCGTACCCACGAGGGGGAAATGCAGATGGGGGGTGTGATTTACTCCGACTCGGCGGACAAGGCGGCCCGGTTCATTATGAACTGCAACCAGGACCGCATCCCGCTGATCTTTTTCCACGATGTGAACGGGTTCATGGTCGGCCGGGCTGCCGAGTGGGGCGGCATTGCCAAGGACGGGGCCAAAATGGTGAATGCCGTGTCTAACAGTGTGGTGCCCAAAATCGCGGTTGTCATTGGGGGCAGCTACGGCGCCGGCAATTATGCCCTCTGCGGACGGGCTTACGATCCCCGCTTCATGTTCGCCTGGCCCACAGCCAGGATTGTAGTCATGGGAGGGGCTCAGGCCGCCAATACCCTGGCCGACATCCAGCTGGCCCGCATGGAAAATCCCACCGCGGAGGATCGCCAGCGCATCGTGAATGAAGTCGAAGCGCGCTATGACCGCCAGTCCGATCCCCGCTACGCCGCCGCCCGCATGTGGGTGGATGAAATCATCATGCCCGAAGAGACCCGCCAGGTGCTCATCCGCTGCCTGCAGCTCTGCGACCACCAGACAAAAATGCCCGCCCCCCGCTTCGGCGTCCTGCAGGTGTAG